Proteins encoded within one genomic window of Lysinibacillus louembei:
- a CDS encoding ribonuclease J, producing MTKVKNEVIRIVPLGGVGEIGKSMYVIEIDEELFVVDSGLMFPEDEMLGIDIVIPDITYLEENKERVKGIFLTHGHEDAIGSIAYVLNKIKAPVYGSKLTVALAKEHLKEMPAPHPVKFFEVTNKSRMNFNSTYVTFFHTTHSIPDSLGIVFHTSEGAIVHTGEFKFDQAAQGKFKPDLATMAKLGEEGVFILLSESTEAERPGYTTSEAVISEQLAKTFHSAQGRILVAVYASNFIRVQQVFTQAQKSFRKVAIVGKSLEKVVELGTSLGYLDVDEDTLIPVSDIHKYQDDEIIIIATGNQGEPLEALDKIVRKHHRDIKIKQTDTVLITFTPSPGMEVQMYKTMNQLAKAGAHVLSADKKVHVSGHGSQEDLKLMLNLMKPKYFVPIQGEYRMLIAHSKLAQSLGMQKSQIFIADKGDIVEYRNGKMRMSGRVQAGNVLIDGIGVGDVGNIVLRDRKLLSQDGIFIVVVTLNRAQKKIASGPEILSRGFVYVRESEGLMIEAADIARGVIEKYVNKETFEWTNIKQEIRDTLNQYLFQKTKRRPMIIPIIMEY from the coding sequence GTGACAAAAGTAAAAAATGAAGTAATCCGTATCGTCCCTCTAGGTGGGGTAGGCGAAATCGGAAAATCAATGTATGTAATTGAAATTGATGAGGAGCTATTCGTTGTCGACAGTGGGCTGATGTTCCCAGAAGATGAAATGCTTGGTATTGATATCGTCATTCCAGATATTACGTATTTAGAAGAAAACAAAGAACGTGTGAAAGGTATTTTCTTAACGCACGGACATGAGGATGCAATTGGTTCAATTGCTTATGTATTAAACAAAATTAAAGCGCCTGTCTATGGTTCAAAGCTGACAGTTGCACTTGCTAAAGAACATTTAAAAGAGATGCCTGCACCGCATCCAGTGAAGTTTTTCGAAGTAACGAATAAAAGTCGAATGAATTTCAATTCAACGTATGTAACATTTTTCCACACAACACATAGTATCCCCGATTCGCTAGGAATTGTGTTCCATACATCTGAAGGTGCCATTGTTCATACAGGAGAATTTAAATTCGATCAAGCAGCACAAGGAAAATTCAAGCCAGATTTAGCAACGATGGCAAAGCTTGGTGAAGAAGGCGTATTTATTTTATTATCTGAGTCAACTGAGGCAGAACGTCCAGGCTATACGACAAGTGAAGCGGTGATTAGCGAGCAGCTAGCAAAAACATTCCATTCCGCACAAGGAAGAATTTTAGTAGCGGTATACGCTTCAAACTTTATTCGTGTGCAACAGGTGTTTACACAAGCGCAAAAATCGTTCCGTAAAGTAGCGATTGTAGGTAAATCGCTAGAAAAGGTCGTTGAGCTAGGGACATCTTTAGGCTATTTAGATGTTGATGAGGATACATTAATTCCAGTAAGTGATATTCATAAATATCAAGATGATGAAATTATTATAATTGCAACAGGTAACCAAGGCGAACCACTTGAAGCGCTTGATAAAATTGTGCGCAAGCATCATCGAGATATTAAAATTAAACAAACGGATACAGTATTAATTACATTTACACCATCTCCAGGGATGGAAGTACAAATGTATAAAACGATGAACCAGCTGGCGAAAGCAGGTGCTCACGTACTGTCTGCGGATAAAAAGGTTCATGTTTCAGGACATGGCAGTCAAGAAGATTTGAAGCTTATGTTAAATTTAATGAAGCCGAAATATTTTGTGCCAATTCAAGGGGAATATCGCATGTTAATTGCCCATTCCAAGTTAGCACAATCATTAGGCATGCAAAAATCGCAAATATTTATTGCAGATAAAGGCGATATCGTAGAATATAGAAATGGCAAAATGCGCATGAGCGGTCGTGTACAAGCTGGTAATGTCTTAATTGATGGAATCGGTGTTGGCGATGTTGGAAATATAGTATTGCGCGATCGTAAACTGTTATCGCAAGATGGTATTTTCATTGTTGTTGTAACATTGAATCGAGCGCAAAAGAAAATTGCCTCTGGACCAGAAATATTGTCGCGTGGCTTCGTTTATGTGCGTGAATCCGAGGGGCTAATGATTGAAGCTGCTGATATTGCACGCGGTGTTATTGAGAAATACGTAAATAAAGAAACGTTTGAATGGACGAATATTAAACAAGAAATTCGTGATACGCTTAATCAATATTTATTCCAAAAAACGAAGCGCCGCCCAATGATTATCCCAATTATTATGGAATATTAA
- a CDS encoding dipicolinate synthase subunit B, whose protein sequence is MLEGKRIGLGITASHCTYADVVPKIESLKQAGAQVVPIITPSVLHAATRFGTGDEWVAKIEAATGEKVVSSIVEAEPFGPKNPLDCMLIAPMTGNSISKFANAATDSAVLMAAKATLRNGSPVVIGISTNDGLGLNGQNVMKLLNAKNIYFIPFGQDDPLQKPTSLVADFSKMVETVHGAIHKKQLQPILIQFFK, encoded by the coding sequence ATGCTTGAAGGAAAGCGCATTGGATTAGGCATTACAGCATCGCATTGCACATACGCCGATGTCGTGCCGAAAATTGAAAGCTTGAAGCAGGCAGGAGCGCAAGTTGTGCCAATTATTACACCATCTGTTTTACATGCTGCAACACGTTTTGGCACGGGGGATGAATGGGTTGCGAAAATAGAAGCAGCAACAGGGGAAAAGGTTGTTTCTTCCATTGTAGAGGCGGAGCCATTTGGGCCGAAAAATCCACTAGATTGTATGCTCATTGCACCAATGACAGGCAATTCTATTAGTAAATTTGCTAATGCTGCAACGGATAGTGCGGTATTAATGGCTGCTAAAGCAACTTTACGCAATGGTTCCCCTGTTGTGATTGGCATTTCGACAAATGATGGGCTTGGTTTAAATGGGCAAAATGTGATGAAGTTATTAAATGCCAAAAATATATACTTTATTCCATTTGGGCAAGATGATCCGCTACAAAAGCCGACATCGCTTGTTGCTGATTTTTCAAAAATGGTGGAAACGGTTCATGGTGCAATTCATAAAAAACAATTGCAGCCGATACTTATACAATTTTTTAAATAA
- the dapA gene encoding 4-hydroxy-tetrahydrodipicolinate synthase, translated as MNLGRIGTAMITPFKEDGTINYPELERIINYLIDNGTDSIIACGTTSENPTMSTEEKIEVVRFTVEKVAGRVPVIAGTGDNETAYSIMMTHKAEENGADGIMLVAPYYNKPNQRGIYAHFETIARETKLPVMLYNVPGRTAVNVTYDTSVALSKIPNILWIKEASGNLDQMGDIIENVDKADNFLVYSGDDGLTLPLLAIGGTGVISVAAHVVGNDMQLMMRAFEEGKHELAAKIHRALLPLVRALFAQPNPSPVKYAMTKLGFDTLAVRLPMMEMTDEEKAAFDKIWDTYQAKITAIRETLETV; from the coding sequence ATGAATTTAGGCCGAATTGGCACAGCGATGATTACACCGTTCAAAGAGGACGGAACGATTAATTATCCTGAGCTTGAGCGAATTATTAATTATTTAATCGACAATGGGACAGATAGCATTATCGCATGTGGTACAACGTCTGAAAACCCAACAATGTCGACAGAGGAGAAAATTGAAGTTGTGCGCTTTACGGTGGAAAAAGTCGCTGGGCGTGTGCCTGTAATTGCAGGTACAGGGGACAATGAAACGGCATATTCCATTATGATGACACATAAAGCTGAAGAAAATGGTGCGGATGGTATTATGCTTGTTGCTCCGTACTATAATAAACCAAATCAACGCGGTATTTATGCCCATTTTGAAACGATTGCACGCGAAACGAAGCTACCAGTTATGCTATATAACGTACCAGGACGCACAGCAGTCAATGTGACATACGATACATCTGTTGCCTTAAGTAAAATTCCAAATATTTTATGGATTAAAGAAGCGAGCGGTAACTTAGACCAAATGGGCGACATTATTGAGAATGTTGATAAAGCAGATAATTTCCTAGTATATAGTGGTGATGACGGCTTAACATTGCCTCTTTTAGCAATTGGCGGAACAGGTGTTATTTCAGTTGCAGCGCATGTTGTTGGTAATGATATGCAATTAATGATGCGTGCATTTGAAGAAGGCAAGCACGAATTAGCAGCTAAAATTCATCGTGCTCTATTGCCATTAGTACGTGCATTATTCGCACAGCCGAATCCATCACCAGTGAAATATGCAATGACGAAATTAGGATTTGATACATTGGCAGTACGTTTACCAATGATGGAAATGACAGATGAAGAAAAAGCAGCTTTCGATAAAATTTGGGATACGTATCAAGCTAAAATCACAGCAATTCGAGAAACGTTAGAGACAGTTTAA
- a CDS encoding aspartate-semialdehyde dehydrogenase, which translates to MTKQLTVAVVGATGAVGTAMMEHLKKRNFPIKQIKFLASARSAGKEIQFNNQSYTIEEATPESFAGVDVALFSAGGSVSAALAPEAAKRGAIVVDNTSHFRMDPEVPLVVPEVNRHALKDIPKGIIANPNCSTIQMVAALQPIREKFGLTKVIVSTYQAVSGSGIAAIDELKAQSAQWEAGKNVEAHVLPVKADEKHYPIARNVIPQIDKFTDNGYTYEEMKMINETKKIMEMPQLHVAATCVRVPVVSGHSESVYIELEQEASVQELFDVLKNAPGIVLQDDIANQQYPMPIFAEGEDPVFVGRIRQDLDNKKGFHLWIVSDNLLKGAALNSIQIVEAMLEDNLL; encoded by the coding sequence ATGACGAAGCAATTGACAGTAGCTGTCGTAGGTGCGACAGGAGCAGTAGGCACAGCAATGATGGAGCATTTAAAGAAACGTAATTTTCCTATTAAACAAATTAAATTTCTAGCATCTGCACGTTCAGCAGGGAAGGAAATTCAGTTTAATAATCAATCATATACAATTGAAGAGGCAACACCAGAAAGCTTTGCAGGAGTGGATGTTGCATTATTTTCCGCAGGTGGCTCAGTATCAGCAGCACTTGCACCTGAAGCCGCAAAGCGTGGCGCAATTGTTGTAGATAATACAAGTCATTTTCGCATGGATCCAGAAGTGCCGCTAGTTGTACCAGAAGTAAATCGTCATGCATTAAAAGATATTCCAAAAGGAATTATTGCCAATCCGAACTGTTCGACTATTCAAATGGTGGCAGCACTACAGCCAATCCGTGAAAAGTTCGGCTTAACAAAAGTAATCGTATCTACATATCAAGCTGTATCAGGCTCGGGTATTGCGGCGATTGATGAGTTAAAAGCGCAAAGTGCACAGTGGGAAGCCGGAAAAAATGTCGAGGCACATGTTTTACCTGTAAAAGCGGATGAAAAGCATTATCCAATTGCACGTAATGTCATTCCACAAATCGATAAATTTACAGACAATGGGTATACGTATGAAGAAATGAAAATGATTAACGAAACAAAAAAAATTATGGAAATGCCTCAGCTACATGTTGCCGCAACTTGTGTGCGTGTACCAGTCGTATCAGGGCATTCCGAATCTGTCTATATTGAGCTTGAGCAAGAGGCGTCAGTGCAAGAGCTTTTTGACGTATTAAAAAATGCACCAGGCATTGTATTGCAGGATGATATTGCAAATCAACAATATCCAATGCCGATTTTTGCAGAAGGAGAAGACCCAGTATTTGTAGGTCGAATTCGCCAAGATTTAGATAATAAAAAAGGTTTCCATTTATGGATTGTATCAGACAATCTATTAAAAGGAGCAGCGCTAAACTCTATTCAAATTGTCGAAGCAATGTTGGAAGATAACTTATTATAA